Proteins co-encoded in one Zootoca vivipara chromosome 3, rZooViv1.1, whole genome shotgun sequence genomic window:
- the NANP gene encoding N-acylneuraminate-9-phosphatase produces MGLQGVKAVFFDLDNTLIDTAAAGRRAIEEVINVLQSEHHCDEKEARLICDKVQAKLLKECHDPSKMCITDLRIQHWEEAIQEIKGGTANRNLATECYFLWKTTRLQHLTLAEETRGMLSNLRKYVRLLLLTNGDTQTQREKIEACACQPYFDAIVVGGEQKEEKPASSIFRHCCELLGVQPEDCVMVGDSLDTDIQGGLNAGFKATVWINKTVTPPKDTSPVPHYIISSVLDLPGLLLNKGDANLEINRLAGISNVCDNSTDEPRTLTC; encoded by the exons atggggCTGCAAGGGGTCAAGGCTGTTTTCTTTGACTTGGACAACACGCTGATCGACACCGCCGCCGCAGGCAGGAGAGCCATTGAGGAG GTGATAAATGTCTTGCAGTCAGAGCATCATTGTGATGAAAAAGAAGCTCGCCTGATTTGTGATAAAGTCCAAGCCAAACTCCTCAAAGAGTGCCACGATCCTTCTAAGATGTGTATTACTGACTTAAGGATTCAGCACTGGGAAGAAGCTATACAAGAAATAAAGGGAGGAACAGCCAACCGCAATCTAGCTACAGAATGTTATTTCCTTTGGAAAACTACCCGCCTGCAACATCTGACCTTGGCAGAAGAGACACGGGGGATGCTCAGCAACCTTAGAAAATATGTCCGTTTGCTTCTACTGACAAATGGAGACACTCAGACACAAAGAGAAAAGATTGAAGCCTGTGCTTGCCAGCCATACTTTGATGCCATTGTTGTGGGGGGAGAGCAAAAAGAAGAGAAACCAGCATCGTCTATATTTCGTCACTGTTGTGAACTTCTAGGGGTTCAGCCTGAGGATTGTGTGATGGTTGGTGACTCTTTAGATACAGACATTCAAGGAGGCCTGAATGCAGGTTTTAAAGCAACAGTTTGGATAAATAAAACTGTCACACCCCCAAAAGACACTTCTCCAGTCCCTCACTATATTATTTCTTCTGTTCTTGATCTTCCAGGACTTTTACTAAACAAAGGAGATGCTAACTTAGAAATTAACCGGTTGGCTGGTATTTCTAACGTGTGCGATAATTCCACTGATGAACCTAGGACTTTAACCTGCTAG